The following nucleotide sequence is from Catonella massiliensis.
CCCTCTAAGCATAGGCATAGGTCCACAGGAGAAGATGTCGGTAATGCCGTATTTTTCAGCAGCCTTAATCTCGTTTGCGGCATCAATTACAGTACCCCTGCATCCAAGGCTTCCGTCATCTGTCGCGATGATAACTTCTGCGTATTTACGAAAATCCTCTACAAGGAAGGTATCTTTATTTCTAAATCCAAGTACTACTACAGCCTTCTTTCCATTCTTCTTAAGCTCCTTTACAGCCTCAAGAAGAGGAGGAATGCCTATCCCACCCCCAAAAAGAAGAACAGAATCACCTGTTTTATCCACTGGGAATCCCTTTCCAAGGCTTCCCACAGCTTCTATGCTGTCTACATTAGGCAAAAGCTTAGAAAAAGCCTTTGTACCTTCACCAACCACCCTGTATACTAACCTAAGCCTCCCGTTTTCTCTGTCTATCTCACAGATGCTTATTGGGCGAGGTAAAAGCTTAGAGCCATCATTTACATAGAGGGACACAAACTGCCCTGTACGAGCCTCTCCTGCCATACTTCCTGCTTCTATCCACATCGAAAATACATCTTCAGAAAGCTTAGTATTTTCAAGTATTTTAGCCTTAATCTTAGACTTTAATTCCATTAAATTTCTCCTTAGAATATAGATGCAATGTCATTCTTCATATCAATCACAGCCGCCCTGGCAGCCTCAGCAAAGCCTTCAGCACCGTACTCAGCATACTTTTCCTGCTTGTAAGCCGCTATAATTCCTCTTGAAGAATTGACTATAGCACCGAGGCCGTCTTTATTAAAGAATGGCTTAAGCTCAGCCGCTGTACCACCCTGAGCACCATACCCCGGTACGAGTATATAGGCCTTTGGCATTATCTCCCTAAGCACCTCTCCCATCTCAGGATAGGTGGCTCCAACTACCGCACCTACATCACTGTATCCGTTCTTAATTAGCTCTGCTCCCCACTCGTCTACCTTCTTTCCTACAAGCTCATATACAGCCTTCTTTCCTACCTTTTGATCCTGAAACTCACCGCTTGAAGGGTTGGAGGTCTTAACCAGGATGAAGAGACCTTTATCGTATTTCTTACACTCTTCAACAAAAGGAACTACACTGTCGGAGCCCAAGTAAGGATTTATAGTAAGGAAGTCTTCATCAAAAGGAGCAATCTCAGTACTTCCTACCTTCACCTTGCCAATATGGCCTATAGCATAGGCTGTAGAAGTAGAGCCTATATCTCCGCGCTTGGCATCTCCTATTACCAAAAGCCCTTTTTCGTGGCAATAATCGAGAGTCTTCTTAAATGCCATAAGCCCCGGTATACCAAACTGCTCATACATTGCTATCTGAGGCTTAACCGCAGGAATCAAGTCATAGACAGCATCTACTATCTTCTTGTTAAATTCAAATATCGCATCAGCTGCAGCTTCAAGAGTTTCGCCTTTTTCGTTTATCGCCTTATCAAGAAGAAACCCCGGCACAAAATTAAGTGTAGGATCAAGTCCCACAACTATAGGTGCTTCAAGCTTTTTAATGCGTTCAACTAATTTCTCTATCATTTATTTTTCCTCCTTGTATACAACTTTTCCGTTACACAGTGTATAAAGAACCTTTCCTCTTACCTTTTTACCGTTAAAAGGAGTGTTCTTGCCTTTTGATAAAAATTTATCAGAGTCTATAACATACTCCTGGTCTATATCTGCTATTACAAGGTCAGCTACAGAGCCCTCCTTAAGAGTTCCTCTGCCGTTTTTTAAGAGCTTAGCAGGGGTAAGGCTCATTCTTTCCACAAGAGCCTTCATATCAAGGTATTTACCCAAAAGCTCAGTTACTGCGAGTGCAAATGAGGTTTCCAGACCAACTATGCCAAACGGTGCATCCTTTATGCTTTTTTCCTTCTCTTCCTTAGAATGTGGAGCGTGGTCGGTAGATATCATTCCCATAACACCGCTCTTAAGCCCTTCTCGTAGAGCTTCTACATCAGCCCTGCTTCTAAGAGGAGGATTCATCTTGTAGTTTGCATCATCCTCTACTATATCCTCATCAGCCAGCGTAAAGTGATGAGGGCATACTTCCGCACTTACAGAATACCCCTTTTCCTTCGCTTCTTTGACATACTTTACAGTCTCCCTTGTGGAGCAATGGCAAAGATGGATGGTTGCCCCTACTTTAGCCGCGATATCTATATCTCTTCTGGCGATGCTGTCTTCGACCTCATTGGTTATGCCGGGCATCCCAAGTTCTTTTGACTTGACACCTGCATTCATAACTCCACCGTTTACAAGGTTTGCATCCTCACAGTGGTCAAAGAAAGGAAGGCCAAGCCTTGCAGCCTCTACAAGTCCGGCTCTTAGTATCTCCGGATCCATCACAGACCTTCCATCCTCACTTATGGCAACAATCCCTGCCTTTTTCATTCCTTCCATATCCGAGAGAACTTTCCCTTCCTCACCCATGGTAACCGTTCCGCTTGGAAGTACATTTATGACTGCATCCTTCTTTATTGCGTCAAGCTGAAGCTTTAGGTGCTCTACTGTATCCATAACAGGCTTGGTGTTTGGCATGGTTACAACAGTTGTATAGCCTCCTCTTGCAGCAGCCCTGCTTCCCGTTTTTATTGTCTCTTTATATTCACCGCCAGGCTCTCTAAAATGAACATGAA
It contains:
- a CDS encoding dihydroorotate dehydrogenase electron transfer subunit, translating into MELKSKIKAKILENTKLSEDVFSMWIEAGSMAGEARTGQFVSLYVNDGSKLLPRPISICEIDRENGRLRLVYRVVGEGTKAFSKLLPNVDSIEAVGSLGKGFPVDKTGDSVLLFGGGIGIPPLLEAVKELKKNGKKAVVVLGFRNKDTFLVEDFRKYAEVIIATDDGSLGCRGTVIDAANEIKAAEKYGITDIFSCGPMPMLRGVKEYGESRGLPTYISLEERMACGIGVCLGCVCETKEVDHHSNVNNTRVCKDGPVFLSTEVVI
- the pyrF gene encoding orotidine-5'-phosphate decarboxylase, whose product is MIEKLVERIKKLEAPIVVGLDPTLNFVPGFLLDKAINEKGETLEAAADAIFEFNKKIVDAVYDLIPAVKPQIAMYEQFGIPGLMAFKKTLDYCHEKGLLVIGDAKRGDIGSTSTAYAIGHIGKVKVGSTEIAPFDEDFLTINPYLGSDSVVPFVEECKKYDKGLFILVKTSNPSSGEFQDQKVGKKAVYELVGKKVDEWGAELIKNGYSDVGAVVGATYPEMGEVLREIMPKAYILVPGYGAQGGTAAELKPFFNKDGLGAIVNSSRGIIAAYKQEKYAEYGAEGFAEAARAAVIDMKNDIASIF
- a CDS encoding dihydroorotase, encoding MGIIIKNGHLVDVEADRDGLFDIYVNDDGKVEKVGARGELDCLVKEGTEVIDAAGKYVLPGFIDLHVHFREPGGEYKETIKTGSRAAARGGYTTVVTMPNTKPVMDTVEHLKLQLDAIKKDAVINVLPSGTVTMGEEGKVLSDMEGMKKAGIVAISEDGRSVMDPEILRAGLVEAARLGLPFFDHCEDANLVNGGVMNAGVKSKELGMPGITNEVEDSIARRDIDIAAKVGATIHLCHCSTRETVKYVKEAKEKGYSVSAEVCPHHFTLADEDIVEDDANYKMNPPLRSRADVEALREGLKSGVMGMISTDHAPHSKEEKEKSIKDAPFGIVGLETSFALAVTELLGKYLDMKALVERMSLTPAKLLKNGRGTLKEGSVADLVIADIDQEYVIDSDKFLSKGKNTPFNGKKVRGKVLYTLCNGKVVYKEEK